A part of Paenibacillus donghaensis genomic DNA contains:
- a CDS encoding ABC transporter substrate-binding protein → MKLHNQFLKLHSHYSGVSDVSATLDELGLILGCTHRNALHIINKMVLQQWIRWTPSRGRGRRSRLEFLVPSEEIALQSMMKAISRKDVLSSIDGIRTHARSSSLQDTLQGWLLTYFGHHSEIHSDKQYDTLRLPITQQLHTFDPLYMNLLAESFVSSHVFDGLVRRSGETGAILPGLAHAWETDSSRTVWTFYLRKEVLFHHGKVLTAGDVVYSLKRLMLTEQRTLYSYIFKEIQEVQELGPSTVRVILTKQSELFLPFLCTSRAAIVPRELESIGESAFGRRPVGTGPFKVVEMNQDTCVLEVFPYYFQGRAHLDRVEIMYVPLDSGSAASEAGSAFHVIHNASSGEESGWSRIHSESFVRKFVTCNTKKKGPLSDPFLRAEILSSLQDETVRITPERTPAAQAQVHLQIATIPQYAGDAADLADKLQRQGYGCTVVSVSPEEFKGPIRLASDLIVFSLLRDQDEQLRLFDLYLTLSQHLDPHTRVDIEAWLQQISREPDPAARAADFKRIEDRLTHAHLLHILYEKPTRTAYLPSVRGVTFNSQGWVDLRHVWFPPQL, encoded by the coding sequence TTGAAGCTGCATAACCAATTCCTGAAGCTGCACTCTCACTACAGCGGGGTAAGCGACGTATCCGCCACGCTGGATGAGCTGGGGCTCATTCTCGGCTGCACCCACCGCAATGCCTTGCATATCATTAACAAAATGGTGCTCCAGCAGTGGATTCGCTGGACACCCAGCCGCGGGCGGGGACGGCGCTCCCGGCTGGAGTTTCTGGTCCCTTCTGAAGAGATTGCCCTGCAGTCCATGATGAAGGCAATCAGCCGCAAGGATGTCTTAAGCTCGATTGATGGCATCCGTACCCATGCCAGGTCCTCCTCCCTGCAGGATACCCTGCAGGGCTGGCTGCTGACCTACTTCGGCCATCATTCCGAGATTCACAGCGACAAGCAATACGACACGCTGCGCCTGCCGATTACCCAGCAGCTGCATACGTTTGATCCGCTCTATATGAATCTGTTGGCCGAGTCGTTTGTGTCCAGCCATGTCTTTGACGGACTGGTCCGGCGCAGCGGCGAGACCGGCGCCATCCTGCCCGGCCTTGCCCATGCCTGGGAAACTGACAGCAGCCGCACGGTCTGGACCTTCTACCTGCGCAAGGAGGTGCTCTTCCACCATGGCAAGGTGCTGACCGCAGGCGATGTGGTCTATTCTCTCAAGCGCTTGATGCTGACGGAACAGCGCACATTGTATAGCTATATCTTCAAGGAAATCCAGGAGGTTCAGGAGTTGGGTCCGTCCACAGTCCGCGTGATCCTGACGAAGCAGAGCGAGCTGTTTCTGCCCTTCCTCTGTACCAGCCGGGCGGCGATAGTGCCGCGCGAGCTGGAGAGCATTGGCGAGAGTGCCTTTGGCCGCAGGCCGGTAGGTACCGGACCGTTCAAGGTGGTCGAGATGAATCAGGATACCTGTGTGCTCGAGGTATTCCCCTATTATTTCCAGGGCCGGGCCCATCTGGACCGGGTGGAGATTATGTATGTTCCACTGGACAGCGGGTCAGCAGCATCGGAGGCCGGCTCAGCCTTCCATGTGATTCATAATGCCTCCTCCGGGGAGGAATCCGGCTGGAGCCGGATTCATTCCGAGTCCTTTGTCCGCAAGTTTGTAACCTGCAACACGAAGAAAAAAGGACCGCTAAGCGATCCTTTTCTAAGAGCAGAAATCTTATCCAGTTTGCAGGATGAGACGGTACGTATCACCCCTGAGCGGACTCCTGCAGCACAGGCTCAGGTTCATTTACAGATTGCTACAATTCCGCAATATGCAGGCGACGCTGCCGACCTTGCAGACAAGCTGCAGCGCCAAGGTTATGGCTGTACGGTGGTCTCGGTCTCTCCCGAGGAATTCAAGGGTCCGATCCGCCTGGCCTCCGACCTGATCGTCTTCTCACTGCTGCGTGACCAGGATGAGCAGCTGCGCCTGTTCGATCTGTACCTGACGCTCTCGCAGCACCTGGACCCGCATACCCGGGTAGACATAGAAGCCTGGCTGCAGCAGATCTCCCGGGAACCGGACCCGGCAGCCCGCGCCGCAGACTTCAAGCGAATAGAAGACCGCCTGACCCATGCCCATCTGCTCCATATTCTGTACGAGAAGCCCACCCGTACGGCCTACCTGCCTTCGGTGCGGGGCGTAACGTTCAACAGCCAGGGCTGGGTGGATCTGCGCCATGTCTGGTTTCCGCCGCAGTTGTAA
- a CDS encoding DUF4153 domain-containing protein: MHDKQAAQPDRSLAALILAFVLAAAHQYLFYGVMPGISYPIFVCLFYAYTLYIARDQIRKPTWIAYLWLGVIVLLSLTYVLFYNQLFYTLNLAVIPVLIVLHMTYMLRRERPAWASWTLIGQTLEHLFPQTLRHWATAARMVRGGRGKGIQPERKQVLVKILFGLCIAFPLLLVVVSLLGAADGVFQQMLGQLPELLARASFGEGIGRTLWLVLLGLGFFGLVWGYVVPHKYNWNERPAGLEGVLEPVVLRMDPVILTTVLVAVNAVYVLFVFVQFTYLFGAWDGVLPAGSSYAEYARSGFFELVLVTGINFVILMFALLPANSAVTPLLRRMISLLLYVLVGCSLVMLYSAFTRLTLYEEAYGYTYIRFLVHACMLMLGLLLVLAAVRIGREHFPLVKCSLVVLLLGYVLMNYLNMDDIIAKQNVARYQTGGEVDADYLSRLGPGATKVLIRFSRDHEGVLDSYLRADLETETGRSWQSFNAAKYSARRALENYFNH, translated from the coding sequence ATGCACGATAAACAAGCTGCACAGCCTGACCGTTCTTTGGCCGCTCTGATATTGGCTTTTGTGCTGGCGGCAGCACATCAATATTTATTCTATGGCGTGATGCCGGGGATCTCTTATCCGATATTTGTCTGCTTGTTCTATGCTTATACGCTGTATATTGCCCGTGATCAAATACGCAAGCCAACCTGGATTGCTTACCTGTGGCTGGGAGTGATTGTTCTGCTCTCCCTTACATACGTACTCTTCTACAACCAGTTGTTCTATACCTTGAACCTGGCCGTGATTCCCGTCCTGATCGTATTGCATATGACCTATATGCTCAGGAGGGAAAGGCCTGCCTGGGCCAGCTGGACACTGATCGGACAGACGCTGGAGCATCTGTTCCCGCAGACGTTGCGCCACTGGGCAACCGCAGCCCGCATGGTGCGCGGAGGCCGAGGCAAAGGCATACAGCCGGAGCGCAAGCAGGTACTGGTCAAGATACTGTTTGGCCTCTGTATAGCCTTCCCGTTACTGTTGGTGGTGGTCTCGCTGCTGGGTGCAGCCGATGGCGTCTTCCAGCAGATGCTGGGCCAACTGCCGGAGCTGCTGGCGCGGGCCTCCTTCGGCGAAGGGATTGGACGCACCCTCTGGCTGGTTCTTCTGGGGCTGGGATTCTTCGGCCTGGTGTGGGGATATGTCGTTCCCCATAAATACAACTGGAATGAGCGGCCTGCAGGGCTTGAAGGGGTGCTGGAGCCTGTGGTGCTGCGTATGGACCCTGTCATCCTGACTACGGTGCTTGTCGCGGTGAATGCGGTCTACGTATTGTTCGTGTTCGTGCAATTCACCTATCTGTTCGGTGCCTGGGATGGCGTGCTTCCGGCAGGCAGCTCCTATGCCGAATATGCGCGCAGCGGATTCTTCGAGCTGGTACTGGTGACCGGCATCAATTTCGTGATCCTGATGTTCGCTCTGCTGCCGGCTAACAGTGCAGTCACACCGCTGCTGCGCAGAATGATTTCTCTGCTGCTCTATGTGCTTGTTGGTTGTTCCCTGGTGATGTTATATTCCGCCTTTACACGGCTGACGCTTTATGAGGAGGCCTATGGCTACACGTATATCCGCTTCCTCGTGCATGCTTGTATGCTTATGCTGGGGCTGCTGCTTGTGCTTGCTGCTGTGCGGATTGGCCGCGAACACTTCCCGCTGGTCAAATGCAGCCTGGTAGTGCTGTTGTTGGGTTATGTGCTGATGAATTACCTGAACATGGATGACATTATCGCCAAACAGAATGTCGCTCGCTATCAGACTGGCGGTGAGGTTGATGCCGATTATCTATCCAGACTGGGTCCGGGAGCGACGAAGGT